From the genome of Triticum aestivum cultivar Chinese Spring chromosome 3B, IWGSC CS RefSeq v2.1, whole genome shotgun sequence, one region includes:
- the LOC123070534 gene encoding methionyl-tRNA formyltransferase: protein MARCSPPLLRRFFCCAAKSASATSAAASTKKKNIVFLGSPQVAASVLDTLLAASSSPDSAFQVAAVVTQPPAAKNRGRKLLPSAVAQLALERGFPGDLIFTPERAGEESFLSDLKGVRPELCVTAAYGNILPQRFLDIPPCGTINIHPSLLPLYRGAAPVQRALQDGVAETGVSLAYTVRALDAGPVIACERFSVDEFIKAPELLAILFNIGSKLLLDELPSVLDGSAKQKAKPQDDSKATLAPKMNSDESWLTFDEEAKVLHNKVRAFAGWPGTRAKLQLLNQNGEPDVLDIKVISTNVSTSCDKVGDENEILFSGNSLLVPCSGSTWLEVLELQLPGKKVTTARDFWNGLRGQKLLKST from the exons ATGGCGCGCTGCTCGCCGCCGCTGCTGCGCCGCTTCTTCTGCTGCGCCGCCAAATCTGCCTCGGCCAcatccgccgccgccagcaccaAGAAGAAGAACATCGTCTTCTTGGGATCTCCCCAG GTGGCTGCCTCGGTCCTGGACACGTTGTTGGCCGCGTCCAGCTCCCCCGATTCCGCATTCCAGGTCGCTGCCGTCGTGACGCAGCCGCCGGCCGCCAAGAACAGGGGGAGGAAGCTGTTGCCGTCGGCCGTCGCGCAGCTCGCGCTCGAGCGTGGGTTCCCTGGCGACCTCATCTTCACCCCCGAGCGCGCTGGGGAG GAGTCCTTTCTGTCTGACTTGAAGGGGGTGAGACCAGAACTTTGCGTCACTGCTGCTTACGGGAACATTTTGCCACAGAGGTTTCTTGATATTCCACCGTGCG GTACAATTAATATACACCCAAGTTTGTTGCCTCTATATCGCGGTGCAGCTCCTGTGCAGAGGGCATTGCAG GATGGTGTTGCAGAAACAGGTGTTTCCCTTGCATATACTGTCCGTGCCTTGGATGCAGGTCCAGTGATTGCTTGCGAAAGGTTTTCTGTCGATGAATTCATCAAG GCACCAGAGCTGCTTGCTATACTATTCAATATAG GGTCCAAGCTACTGCTGGATGAACTACCATCCGTTCTTGATGGTTCAGCTAAGCAAAAGGCAAAGCCACAAGATGACTCCAAAGCTACGCTGGCGCCCAAG ATGAATTCAGACGAGTCCTGGCTGACATTTGACGAAGAAGCTAAAGTTCTTCATAACAAG GTGCGAGCATTTGCAGGATGGCCAGGAACCCGCGCAAAATTGCAACTTCTGAACCAAAATGGCGAACCCGATGTTCTAGACATCAAGGTTATCAGTACAAATGTTTCCACGTCATGTGACAAAGTTGGAGACGAAAACGAAATACTATTCTCAGGGAACTCGCTGCTCGTTCCTTGCAGTGGGTCAACTTGGCTTGAG GTCTTGGAGCTTCAGCTACCTGGAAAGAAGGTAACCACGGCTCGGGACTTCTGGAATGGTTTGCGTGGTCAGAAGCTGTTAAAATCAACATAG